In Candidatus Korarchaeota archaeon NZ13-K, the genomic window GCAGCGCTCCACGCCATCACCCGCGGCAGCTGGGGCCGGAAATAAAAAACTAGAACCTTGGCCCCACCAGGTCGCAGAGGTCCCCTATCCTGACGAGGAGGTTCGCGAGGGGCAGCAGCGTCATCTCACCCTTGAGCCTCTCAGCCAGCTCGCTCAGGCTTCTCTCGACCCTCTCCCTCACCTCCAGGGCCGCCCTGAAGTCCCTCAGCTCCAGCGATCTGAAAGCCGAGGAAAGGAGGTTCGATGCCTCCTCAAGCGTCCCGGAGATCTTCTCGCAGCTGAGGCCGCATTGGGCGAGCTCCACCACGCTATCGGCTATCAGCTCGAGTATCATGGCCGCTATCCTCATGTCCAGAAGGTCTATCGGCTCCAGCTCGAGCCTCCCCATTATCTCCGGGCTCCTCATGGCCTTCCTGACCTGCCTGACCAGGGCGAAGTAGAGCCTGTCAACGTCATCATCCCTCTCAACGACCAGGGAGAGGGTTTCCTCATCCCCCTCCAGGCAGGCCCTCCCGAGGTCCGAGAGCATGCCCGTGACAATGCCCTTCATCCTGAGGAGAAGGTCCGCGGGGTGGGCCGAGGAGTAGTCCATCAGGCACCTCATCAGAATCCTCCCGGGGCCCTCCTCGAGTATCTCCATCCCCATGAGCTTGGAAGCGGTCCTCCTGAGGATCCCAACGTCCTCCCTCGTCAGCCTCTCCCTGAGGATCTCCACCTCATCGTAGCCATCCAGGTAGGCCGCCACTATCTCCCAGGCCCCCTCCCTCAGTCTCCCCCTCAGCTCAACCCTGACCCTGGAGCCAGCCTCCCCGACAGGGGAGATTATCAGCTCCCCGGAGGAGCCCTCGAACAGCCTGACCCTGGATCCGGCCGATATCCCCCTCTCCCTCACCCACTCCTTCGGCAGGGTCAGGGCGTAGGAGCTTCCCCCTATTACCAGGAGCGACCTAGAGCCCAGGTCCCTCATTGAAACCCTTCGTATCTATCTACATACTATTATAAAATACTTCCCATACTTACATACGCTTTTAAAGTACCCCCTCACGATTGGATGGATCCGCATGAGCTTAGCCAGGAGGGTCTCGGCCACCGGGCTTTGCGCGGCCCTCTATGCTATAGGCTCATTCGCCACATCATACATAGTTTCCCCCTTCGGCAGGGGACAGTTCAGGCCGGCCGTCGTGCTTCCCGCCCTGTTCTCCCTCATCTACGGTCCAGAGGTCGGGGGGATGGGAGCAGCGATCGGTACGCTGATAGCGGACTCGGTGAAGCACGGGGGCCTCTACCTGCCAAGCCTCCTCGCAGCAGCGCCTGGGAACTTCCTGGGCTTCTACCTCCTCGGGAGGATGCTGAGGAGGGAGTTCACCTGGACGAGGTTCTCCCTGGCGTCCCAGCTATCCCTGGCCCTGGGCTGCGCCACCGTGGCTTATCTCTACACAGTCGTCATAAGCCTCCTGGGGATGCTCCCACCCGGCCTGACCGCCTACGAGCTCCTCCTCCTCGGGACCTCCCTGACCCTCTGGTTCTTCATAACGGAGTACCCTTTCGTCATACTCCTGGTCCCTCCCATCCTGAGGGCCCTAGGGCAGGGGATCCCGCGGGCCCCGGCCGAGGGAGGACCATCCTGGCTCCTCTCACTGGCCCTCCCCGGCGCCGCGTTCCTGGCGGTCTCGCTCCTCCTCACGCTGACCCCGGCATCAGCCGAGGTGATGAGGGGGATCCTCCTCAAGCTAAATCCCTCCTACGCGGCCAGCACCCTCTCCCTGATGCAGCTCCTCTTCGCGGGCTCAGGGGTCGCCATGCTCCTATCCGGGGTGATACTCCAGATCAGGAGCTGAGCTGCCCGGGACTAACCTTAAATCCTCCCGCCTCCCTAACCCGGGATGGGCGGTGAGGTAAGCAGCCTGACCCTAAAATCGCTGCTCGCATCCATCTCGCTGACCTTGATGAAGCTATACGCTGGGATCCTGAGCGGCAGCCTGAGCGTAATAGCTGAGTTCCTCCACTCGGCCCTGGACAGCCTGACGACCCTGGTCACCTTCCTGACGGTTAGGCTCTCGATGAGACCGCCTGACGTCACCCATCCCTACGGTCACAGGAAGATAGACAGCTTGGGCGGGCTCATGGGAGCGGTCTTCCTGATCATTACGATGGCTTGGGTCATCTTCGAGGCCCTCAGGAGGATGATCAACCCTCCGGAGATAGATGTTGGGATCCTCCCGATATCCGTGATGCTGATATCGATACTGGTAGACTTCGAGAGA contains:
- a CDS encoding phosphate uptake regulator PhoU; the encoded protein is MRDLGSRSLLVIGGSSYALTLPKEWVRERGISAGSRVRLFEGSSGELIISPVGEAGSRVRVELRGRLREGAWEIVAAYLDGYDEVEILRERLTREDVGILRRTASKLMGMEILEEGPGRILMRCLMDYSSAHPADLLLRMKGIVTGMLSDLGRACLEGDEETLSLVVERDDDVDRLYFALVRQVRKAMRSPEIMGRLELEPIDLLDMRIAAMILELIADSVVELAQCGLSCEKISGTLEEASNLLSSAFRSLELRDFRAALEVRERVERSLSELAERLKGEMTLLPLANLLVRIGDLCDLVGPRF